The proteins below come from a single Stutzerimonas stutzeri RCH2 genomic window:
- a CDS encoding DUF1302 domain-containing protein produces MTKTTRQGIFQPKSLALAVALSIAAPAYAVNFNIGEIEGQFDSSMSIGASWSTTDRDMDLVGINNGGTGFTQTGDDGRLNFKKGETFSKIFKGVHDLELRYRDSGAFIRGKYWYDFELKDESRLFKDISDSNRKEAAQSSGAQILDAFVYHNYALGDLPGTVRVGRQVVSWGESTFIGNSINSINPLDAAAFRRPGAEIKEGLIPVNMFYVSQSLTDRLSMEAFYQIEWDQTIADNCGTFFAVDVVQDGCDTNYHVGNPAIAPLQPVAAAFGQGFEVTPEGVILPRAGDRDARDSGQYGLALRWLGDATEYGAYFMNYHSRTPNVSTQTAGLATAAQLGNIIGTAESIAPGSGAGLASSVMLGNGSYYLEYPEDIQLYGLSFSTTLPTGTAWSGEISYRPNAPVQLNTQDVTRALLNPIAPGTSPIESSFGAENRGYNRKEITQIQTTFTHFFDQVLGAGRVTVVGEIGYAHVGGLESTSELRYGRDAIYGSVDDPTALARYGRHGFVTANSWGYRLRTIADYNNVFAGINLKPNLSFSHDVDGYGPNGLFNEGSKAVSIGLDAEYQNTYTASLSYTDFFGGDYNTLVDRDFLAFSVGVNF; encoded by the coding sequence ATGACAAAAACAACAAGGCAAGGAATCTTCCAGCCGAAGTCTCTAGCTCTCGCCGTCGCGCTGAGCATCGCTGCCCCGGCATACGCTGTGAACTTCAATATCGGCGAGATCGAAGGGCAATTCGACTCGTCCATGTCCATCGGTGCCAGCTGGTCGACTACCGATCGGGATATGGATCTGGTGGGGATCAATAACGGTGGGACTGGCTTTACTCAGACGGGGGATGACGGGCGTCTGAACTTCAAGAAAGGTGAGACCTTTTCGAAAATCTTTAAAGGCGTGCATGATCTCGAGCTCCGCTATCGCGATAGCGGTGCCTTTATTCGTGGCAAGTATTGGTACGACTTCGAGCTGAAGGACGAGAGCCGCCTGTTCAAGGACATCAGCGACAGCAATCGTAAGGAGGCCGCTCAGTCCTCTGGCGCACAAATCCTGGATGCTTTCGTTTATCACAACTATGCGCTTGGCGATCTGCCTGGCACCGTTCGCGTCGGTCGGCAGGTTGTTAGCTGGGGTGAGAGTACGTTCATTGGCAACAGCATCAATTCTATCAATCCGCTAGATGCTGCTGCATTCCGCAGGCCGGGCGCCGAAATCAAGGAAGGTCTGATCCCGGTCAATATGTTTTATGTCTCGCAGAGTCTGACCGACCGCCTGAGCATGGAGGCGTTCTACCAGATCGAGTGGGACCAGACCATTGCCGATAATTGCGGCACTTTCTTCGCTGTAGATGTGGTTCAGGATGGTTGTGATACCAATTACCACGTGGGCAATCCGGCGATCGCTCCACTTCAACCCGTCGCCGCTGCGTTCGGGCAGGGGTTCGAAGTTACTCCTGAAGGGGTGATCTTGCCGCGAGCTGGCGACCGTGATGCACGTGATTCGGGCCAGTACGGGCTTGCGTTGCGCTGGCTTGGCGATGCCACCGAGTACGGTGCGTATTTTATGAATTACCACAGTCGGACGCCAAACGTCAGTACGCAGACCGCTGGATTGGCAACTGCCGCTCAACTGGGGAATATCATCGGTACCGCCGAATCGATTGCGCCGGGCTCCGGTGCTGGGCTGGCATCGAGCGTCATGCTTGGCAATGGTAGCTACTACCTTGAGTACCCAGAAGATATCCAGCTCTATGGGCTTAGCTTCTCTACGACTCTACCTACAGGTACCGCGTGGTCGGGCGAAATTAGCTATCGTCCCAATGCGCCTGTACAGCTCAACACTCAAGATGTCACAAGAGCGCTGCTAAACCCCATTGCTCCCGGCACTTCGCCCATCGAGAGCTCCTTTGGAGCAGAGAACCGCGGCTACAACCGTAAAGAGATCACCCAGATTCAGACCACCTTTACGCACTTCTTTGACCAGGTGCTGGGTGCCGGCCGTGTCACCGTCGTCGGTGAAATCGGATACGCCCACGTCGGCGGTCTGGAAAGTACCAGTGAACTTCGCTACGGGCGCGACGCTATATACGGGTCGGTGGACGATCCTACCGCTTTGGCCCGATACGGCCGCCACGGCTTCGTAACCGCCAACTCTTGGGGCTACCGCCTGCGTACTATTGCGGACTACAACAACGTCTTCGCTGGTATCAACCTCAAGCCGAACCTGTCGTTCTCCCACGACGTCGATGGCTATGGCCCGAATGGCTTGTTCAACGAAGGCTCCAAGGCCGTCAGCATTGGTCTGGACGCCGAGTACCAGAACACCTACACCGCCAGCCTGTCCTACACCGACTTCTTCGGCGGCGATTACAACACACTGGTTGATCGCGACTTCCTCGCGTTCAGCGTCGGCGTGAACTTCTAA
- a CDS encoding DUF1329 domain-containing protein, producing MKTTRKLFSVLAFSLLASSVMAAVSPEEAAKLGTSLTPLGAEKAGNADGSIPEWTGGLKTDAAPLKNGHLTNPFKDEQPKFVITAQNAEQYKDKLTAGQLAMFKRYPETYKIRVFPTHRSVAVPDEIYQAAKKSAVNTELVEGGNGIANFTDSRYYAFPIPKNGLEVVWNHITRYRGGNVRRNIVQATPQTNGSYTMVHFEDEVAFPLGMTDLDPERAKNALLFFKQRVTAPSRLAGNVLLVHDSLDQVKDPRQAWIYNAGQRRVRRAPQVAYDGPGTASDGMRTTDNFDMFSGAPDRYDWKLVGKKELFIPYNSYEIASSDLKYKDVIKAGHVNQDLARYELHRVWEIEATLKSGERNIYAKRRFFVDEDSWTIVQSELYDGRGQLWRVGEAHSLQYYQHKVPAYAFEALYDIISGRYIAIGMSNEEKPHEYGYRASARDFTPAALRNAGVR from the coding sequence ATGAAAACAACAAGAAAGCTATTCAGTGTCTTGGCCTTCTCTCTGCTTGCGAGCAGCGTGATGGCTGCCGTTTCCCCTGAGGAAGCGGCCAAGCTTGGTACCTCGCTGACACCGCTGGGTGCGGAAAAGGCTGGTAACGCCGACGGCAGCATCCCCGAGTGGACTGGCGGTCTCAAGACCGACGCGGCTCCGCTGAAGAATGGGCATCTGACCAATCCCTTCAAGGACGAGCAGCCCAAGTTCGTCATCACTGCGCAGAACGCCGAGCAATACAAGGACAAGCTGACTGCCGGGCAGCTGGCGATGTTCAAGCGCTATCCGGAAACCTACAAGATTCGCGTATTCCCCACTCACCGGTCGGTTGCCGTGCCGGATGAGATCTACCAGGCTGCCAAGAAGAGCGCCGTGAATACCGAACTCGTCGAAGGCGGGAACGGTATCGCCAACTTCACCGACAGCCGCTACTACGCATTCCCGATCCCGAAAAACGGGCTGGAAGTGGTGTGGAACCACATCACCCGTTATCGCGGCGGAAACGTGCGACGCAATATCGTCCAGGCTACTCCGCAAACCAACGGTAGCTACACCATGGTCCATTTCGAGGATGAGGTGGCGTTCCCGCTGGGCATGACCGATCTGGACCCTGAGCGCGCCAAGAACGCGCTGCTGTTCTTCAAGCAGCGTGTGACCGCCCCGTCCCGCCTGGCGGGTAACGTGCTGCTGGTGCACGACTCGCTGGATCAGGTGAAGGATCCACGTCAGGCCTGGATCTACAACGCTGGTCAGCGTCGTGTTCGCCGCGCACCGCAGGTCGCCTATGACGGTCCGGGTACCGCTTCGGACGGCATGCGCACCACCGATAACTTCGACATGTTCAGCGGCGCGCCGGATCGCTATGACTGGAAGCTGGTTGGCAAGAAGGAGCTGTTCATCCCCTATAACAGCTATGAAATCGCATCCAGCGATCTGAAGTACAAGGACGTCATCAAGGCCGGCCACGTCAATCAGGATCTGGCACGTTACGAGCTTCACCGCGTCTGGGAGATCGAAGCCACGCTCAAGAGCGGTGAGCGCAACATCTACGCCAAGCGTCGCTTCTTCGTCGATGAGGACAGCTGGACCATTGTCCAGTCGGAGCTGTATGACGGTCGTGGCCAGCTCTGGCGTGTCGGTGAGGCTCACTCGCTGCAGTACTACCAGCACAAGGTGCCGGCTTATGCCTTCGAGGCGCTCTACGACATCATTTCCGGCCGCTATATTGCGATCGGTATGAGCAATGAAGAGAAACCTCATGAGTACGGCTACCGCGCATCCGCCCGTGACTTCACGCCGGCGGCGTTGCGCAACGCCGGGGTGCGCTGA
- a CDS encoding LuxR C-terminal-related transcriptional regulator, whose product MSVRFIPDALSTEANAAEHHALIPRLPPLHVGRPRLVQALLDTDCRLRLICAPAGFGKSVLMSECARLVPPGTCLVWLDLGGRMCTVHALYEQLCTALGEPACKETGTESDMLTLLRGVGQPLWIMLDDYPRDDCPELDACLDMLLDMGPAPVSWWVSSRRQPAWKLPRLLLQGHLFELEAEALAFTAEELDQILRVHRLTLSPESFQQLQRGMEGWPAGVCLMLLNADEQALRERLVAGTPLLRDYVQREVMAGLTDEVRRALLALARMPRFSAALCDHVLDGIGREIVDVLKTRQLFIRQIDNCGEWFRLWKPLAQMLQRSGENTVPTQVHLRACQWFASRGEMREAVEHALWAGQPEVAANYLQRYGQEQLLIGDNVSRFLKWRSELPQDLFASTTRLIVLQGWALIISARLDEVDDCLAELAKFFPQPDARRQAQLLAQWQALRGFLARLRGEPEARQNCLQALEVLSDHAWAQRVLCYQVLTQQAMAEGELELAQQYNSEGMKLARLKGSVLYEVMLSVDRIQLLELTGEFERAVGVLNEALQALRESVRHSPLIGRLQLLQGHLLAYQGLDEPAQEAYQLGKAETETCGDSYCFFGYVGLAELAARNHEFACAYHWLRDAERLSQWRHVPEARFRGILPLINGVAWLHQGELRKARSALCQVLELYEGQGYLSPSGFYELLPRVRRYLAVIDVLDGQPARAIAALREQVEQNLQAQRLGLACECRFSLAEALHADGQAVEAELEVRLALGEAARQHLVKPLYELHHRQPQWLAAMLPALRGESLRQRLLRYEREPEVVLPAPDETVLSNRELTVLRLIAQGCSNQEIAEQLFISLHTVKTHARRINTKLGVARRTQAVAKAKALAWL is encoded by the coding sequence ATGTCCGTACGCTTCATTCCTGATGCGCTCAGCACAGAGGCCAACGCCGCGGAGCACCATGCATTGATTCCACGGCTGCCTCCGCTGCATGTCGGGAGGCCAAGACTGGTTCAGGCTTTGCTCGACACGGATTGCCGACTGCGCCTGATCTGCGCGCCGGCAGGGTTCGGTAAATCTGTGCTGATGAGCGAATGCGCCCGATTGGTGCCGCCCGGTACATGCTTGGTGTGGCTGGATCTAGGCGGCCGCATGTGCACGGTTCATGCGCTTTACGAGCAGTTGTGCACCGCGCTGGGTGAACCGGCTTGCAAAGAGACGGGTACCGAGAGCGACATGCTCACGTTGTTGCGAGGTGTCGGTCAGCCGTTGTGGATCATGCTCGATGATTATCCGCGCGATGATTGCCCCGAACTGGACGCCTGTCTCGACATGCTATTGGACATGGGGCCGGCACCAGTCAGCTGGTGGGTTTCCAGTCGTCGCCAGCCGGCGTGGAAGTTGCCACGGCTGTTGCTGCAAGGGCATCTGTTTGAACTGGAGGCCGAGGCGCTGGCATTCACCGCCGAAGAACTCGACCAGATACTCAGGGTGCATCGGCTTACATTATCGCCCGAGAGTTTTCAGCAGTTGCAGCGCGGCATGGAAGGGTGGCCTGCTGGCGTCTGCCTGATGTTGCTGAACGCTGATGAGCAGGCCTTGCGCGAACGGCTCGTTGCCGGAACCCCCCTGCTTCGTGATTATGTTCAGCGTGAAGTGATGGCTGGGCTGACTGACGAGGTGCGCCGTGCTTTGCTGGCATTGGCGCGAATGCCTCGTTTCTCTGCAGCGCTTTGCGATCATGTACTTGACGGCATCGGTCGCGAGATTGTCGATGTTCTCAAGACCCGTCAGTTGTTTATCCGGCAGATCGATAATTGTGGCGAGTGGTTTCGGTTGTGGAAGCCGCTCGCGCAGATGTTGCAGCGCTCCGGTGAAAACACCGTGCCGACTCAGGTACACCTGCGCGCCTGCCAGTGGTTCGCCAGTCGCGGCGAAATGCGCGAAGCGGTGGAGCACGCGCTGTGGGCGGGGCAGCCGGAAGTGGCAGCGAACTATCTGCAGCGTTACGGGCAGGAACAGCTGCTGATCGGGGACAACGTGTCCCGTTTCTTGAAATGGCGAAGCGAGCTGCCTCAGGACCTGTTTGCCAGTACTACGCGTCTGATCGTCTTGCAGGGCTGGGCGCTGATCATTTCGGCGCGTCTCGATGAAGTGGATGACTGTCTGGCTGAGCTGGCGAAGTTCTTCCCGCAGCCTGATGCGCGCCGGCAGGCGCAGCTGCTGGCGCAATGGCAGGCGCTTCGCGGCTTCCTTGCCCGGTTGCGGGGCGAGCCCGAGGCGCGGCAGAACTGCCTGCAGGCGCTTGAGGTGCTATCCGACCATGCGTGGGCACAACGTGTGTTGTGCTATCAGGTTCTGACGCAACAGGCGATGGCTGAGGGTGAGCTGGAGCTTGCTCAGCAGTACAACAGCGAAGGAATGAAGCTCGCGCGGCTAAAGGGCAGCGTGCTTTATGAAGTGATGCTCAGCGTCGATCGCATTCAGTTGCTGGAGTTGACTGGTGAGTTCGAGCGCGCGGTGGGGGTGCTGAATGAGGCGCTGCAGGCACTGCGCGAGTCCGTTCGGCATAGCCCACTTATTGGGCGGCTGCAGCTGCTGCAAGGGCATCTGCTGGCTTATCAAGGTCTGGATGAGCCGGCGCAGGAGGCCTATCAGCTCGGTAAGGCCGAGACTGAAACCTGCGGCGACTCCTATTGTTTCTTTGGCTACGTCGGGCTTGCCGAGCTTGCCGCACGTAACCATGAGTTCGCCTGTGCCTACCATTGGTTGCGTGATGCTGAGCGCCTGTCGCAATGGCGGCATGTGCCGGAGGCGCGCTTCCGCGGCATCCTGCCGCTGATAAATGGTGTGGCCTGGTTGCACCAGGGGGAGCTGCGCAAAGCGCGCAGCGCACTGTGTCAGGTACTGGAACTGTATGAGGGGCAGGGCTACCTGTCGCCGTCCGGCTTTTATGAGCTGCTACCAAGGGTCCGACGTTATCTCGCCGTGATCGATGTGCTTGATGGACAGCCAGCAAGAGCTATCGCCGCGCTCCGCGAACAGGTCGAACAGAATCTGCAGGCCCAGCGCCTGGGGCTGGCATGTGAGTGCCGTTTCAGCCTGGCGGAGGCGTTACACGCCGATGGCCAGGCGGTCGAGGCGGAGTTGGAAGTGCGTCTGGCGCTCGGCGAGGCTGCACGGCAGCATCTGGTAAAACCCTTGTATGAGCTGCACCACCGTCAGCCGCAATGGCTGGCAGCCATGCTTCCCGCGCTGAGGGGCGAGTCGCTACGGCAGCGGCTGCTGAGATACGAGCGCGAGCCTGAGGTGGTGTTGCCTGCGCCGGATGAAACGGTGCTGAGCAATCGCGAACTGACGGTCTTGCGCCTGATCGCTCAGGGCTGTTCGAACCAGGAGATTGCCGAGCAACTGTTCATATCTCTGCATACCGTGAAAACGCACGCGCGCAGGATCAACACTAAGCTCGGGGTGGCCCGTCGCACTCAGGCAGTGGCGAAGGCGAAGGCGCTTGCGTGGTTGTGA
- a CDS encoding DUF3509 domain-containing protein, with amino-acid sequence MTSPFQKISDVFRPRYNVNFSIEKPDGSILLTLTGAEGVAVKRYISADQWRDQQQLQRLITSLQVSLAIERGDQMPRMARGGFHPSPV; translated from the coding sequence ATGACGAGTCCATTTCAGAAGATCAGCGATGTGTTTCGTCCCCGCTATAACGTCAACTTCAGCATCGAGAAGCCGGATGGCAGCATTCTGTTGACCCTCACCGGCGCAGAAGGCGTTGCGGTAAAACGCTATATCAGTGCCGACCAGTGGCGCGACCAACAACAGCTGCAGCGCCTGATCACCAGCCTGCAGGTCAGCCTTGCCATCGAACGCGGCGACCAGATGCCGAGAATGGCGCGCGGAGGTTTCCACCCGTCCCCTGTGTAA
- a CDS encoding YebG family protein: MAVEVVYRSSRDLERLFMDKAEADRHDKMLELAEALAAALQQASPSLSEKQAEDIGIYMARHREVFAKAFKSSPEALAELTARA, translated from the coding sequence ATGGCCGTCGAAGTGGTGTACCGCAGTAGTCGGGACCTGGAGCGCTTGTTCATGGATAAAGCCGAAGCCGATCGTCATGACAAGATGCTGGAGCTGGCGGAAGCCCTGGCCGCCGCTCTGCAGCAAGCTTCCCCATCACTCAGCGAAAAACAGGCCGAAGATATCGGGATCTATATGGCCAGGCACCGCGAGGTGTTCGCCAAGGCTTTCAAGAGCAGTCCTGAAGCGCTCGCTGAACTGACTGCGCGGGCATGA
- a CDS encoding DciA family protein, whose product MAFRPSPARAPATLLREAKPLRALFGEALRLDRLQQLLESQLQPAAREHCRVASWREGCLLLIVTDGHWATRLRYQQRRLQRQLEVLEAFAGLTRIQFKVQPPPPARHTPARTQPLSSSAANSIQTAADGIRDPKLRAALERLASRGKTEG is encoded by the coding sequence ATGGCCTTCCGCCCGTCGCCGGCCCGAGCTCCGGCCACTCTGCTGCGTGAAGCGAAGCCGCTCCGAGCCCTGTTCGGAGAAGCCCTTCGCCTCGACCGCCTGCAACAGCTGCTGGAAAGCCAGCTGCAGCCTGCGGCGCGTGAGCATTGCCGCGTGGCGTCCTGGCGCGAAGGGTGCCTGCTGCTGATTGTCACCGATGGCCATTGGGCCACGCGGCTGCGCTACCAGCAAAGGCGACTGCAGCGCCAACTCGAGGTGCTCGAAGCGTTTGCCGGGCTGACCCGCATTCAGTTCAAGGTGCAACCTCCACCGCCCGCAAGACATACCCCGGCTCGCACGCAACCGCTTTCGAGCAGTGCAGCCAACAGCATCCAGACCGCAGCCGATGGCATCCGGGATCCCAAGTTGCGGGCCGCACTGGAACGCCTGGCCAGTCGAGGCAAAACGGAAGGCTGA